The following proteins are co-located in the Pontiella desulfatans genome:
- a CDS encoding tetratricopeptide repeat protein, producing the protein MKKTAFLIATIALLGLPLLSFAADDIATLQQKAERGDAEAQCSLGSLYYEGSGVLQSYEDAAKWYQLSATQGNAEAQFLLGLCYSLGSGVPKSKELAGEWWHKAAEQGHERARDWWDINFGNEKEFYARTFADPEAAEKQISSIAERIGALNRQELFTAAENGDPEAQYELAGLYRDGKVFEKDRDKAIKWYRLAAAQQHKEALFALGLIYSTSMQGGDESEATVYFKQAAEAGHTVARRMMGAFCYEGSLVPQDYKKGARWFHLAALDGDMLSQHCIGLAYLYGKGVPQNSSKATAWFIKAAEQGDVKSQRFLGHIYRDEKTAAGISQNYTEAIRWYLKAAEQDDLEAQMGLILIFSELEEFDKAIPFAEKLARKGVKEAQYLLGSAYAFGKGGLKKDLVQAYAWLNVSAALGHEGAAELRSECAIEMSIAQLEEAQRISKEYYKKYAHPIDY; encoded by the coding sequence ATGAAAAAAACAGCATTCTTGATAGCAACCATCGCCCTACTCGGACTTCCTCTCTTGAGCTTTGCGGCTGACGACATCGCAACGCTTCAGCAAAAGGCCGAGCGTGGGGATGCAGAGGCTCAATGTTCTTTGGGCTCATTGTACTATGAGGGCAGCGGTGTATTGCAAAGCTATGAAGATGCCGCAAAGTGGTATCAGCTATCTGCCACACAAGGAAATGCGGAAGCACAGTTCCTACTGGGTCTATGCTATTCCCTTGGTTCTGGTGTTCCCAAGAGTAAGGAATTAGCGGGAGAGTGGTGGCATAAAGCCGCTGAGCAAGGACACGAGCGAGCACGAGACTGGTGGGATATAAACTTTGGGAACGAGAAAGAATTTTACGCGAGAACATTTGCTGACCCAGAGGCGGCAGAAAAACAGATTAGTTCTATTGCAGAAAGAATTGGTGCTCTCAACAGGCAAGAGTTGTTCACTGCCGCCGAAAATGGAGATCCAGAAGCCCAGTATGAATTGGCTGGACTTTATCGTGATGGGAAGGTGTTCGAAAAAGATCGCGACAAAGCCATAAAATGGTATCGGCTGGCGGCAGCACAACAACACAAAGAAGCATTGTTCGCCCTCGGCCTTATCTACTCGACATCTATGCAGGGGGGAGATGAGTCTGAAGCCACAGTTTATTTTAAACAAGCTGCTGAAGCAGGCCACACGGTAGCTCGGCGTATGATGGGCGCATTTTGCTACGAAGGGAGTTTGGTTCCACAAGATTATAAAAAAGGAGCTCGCTGGTTCCATTTGGCCGCTCTTGATGGCGATATGTTATCCCAACATTGTATTGGTCTGGCTTATCTATATGGAAAAGGAGTGCCACAAAATTCCTCAAAAGCAACTGCATGGTTTATAAAAGCGGCGGAGCAGGGAGACGTCAAATCACAGCGCTTTCTAGGGCATATCTACCGAGATGAGAAGACAGCAGCCGGGATCTCGCAGAACTACACAGAAGCGATAAGGTGGTATCTTAAGGCGGCTGAACAAGATGATCTAGAAGCTCAAATGGGGCTCATATTGATTTTTTCGGAATTGGAGGAGTTTGATAAGGCGATCCCATTTGCAGAAAAGCTTGCCAGAAAAGGGGTAAAAGAGGCTCAATATTTATTAGGGAGTGCATATGCCTTTGGAAAAGGCGGCTTAAAAAAGGATTTGGTTCAAGCCTATGCTTGGTTGAATGTTTCGGCAGCATTGGGACATGAAGGTGCGGCGGAGCTTCGAAGTGAATGCGCCATAGAAATGTCTATTGCTCAACTAGAAGAGGCTCAGCGTATTTCCAAGGAATACTACAAAAAATATGCCCACCCGATTGACTATTAA